One window from the genome of Rhodobacteraceae bacterium S2214 encodes:
- the prfA gene encoding peptide chain release factor 1 yields the protein MIAEDKIIQLIDRFQFLEAKMSGDVAGADIAALAKEYSELKPVVETVSAYKDLVTQIAEAEAMLKDPEMRELAEMELPELKAQLEGSEHDVQLALLPKDAADGRPALLEIRPGTGGDEAGLFAADLLRMYQRYAEGQGWTFEILEHSQSELGGVKEATVRIAGEGVFAKMKYESGVHRVQRVPETESGGRIHTSAATVAVLPEAEDVDIQIASTDIRIDTMRASGAGGQHVNTTDSAVRITHIPTGIIVVSAEKSQHRNREIAMQVLKTRLFDLERQRVDGERSADRKAQVGSGDRSERIRTYNFPQGRMTDHRINLTLYSLGQIMQGDLDEVIEALSADAQAALLAEMGA from the coding sequence ATGATTGCAGAAGACAAAATCATTCAACTGATCGATCGGTTCCAGTTTCTTGAAGCCAAGATGTCGGGCGATGTTGCTGGTGCTGATATCGCCGCTTTGGCGAAAGAATACAGCGAGTTAAAGCCCGTTGTTGAGACGGTTTCAGCCTACAAAGACCTAGTCACCCAGATCGCCGAAGCCGAAGCGATGCTGAAAGATCCCGAAATGCGTGAGCTGGCCGAAATGGAACTGCCAGAGTTGAAAGCGCAGCTCGAAGGATCGGAACATGATGTGCAGCTGGCGTTGCTGCCAAAGGATGCAGCCGATGGCCGTCCTGCGCTGTTGGAAATCCGTCCCGGAACAGGTGGCGATGAAGCTGGTCTTTTTGCCGCGGATCTACTGCGGATGTATCAGCGTTACGCCGAAGGTCAGGGGTGGACGTTTGAAATTCTCGAACATTCCCAATCTGAGCTGGGCGGCGTGAAGGAAGCCACTGTGCGGATCGCTGGTGAAGGCGTTTTTGCGAAGATGAAATACGAATCTGGCGTGCACCGTGTTCAACGTGTGCCGGAAACGGAAAGCGGCGGGCGTATCCATACCTCTGCCGCGACGGTTGCGGTGCTGCCGGAAGCCGAGGACGTGGATATTCAAATTGCCAGCACTGACATTCGCATTGATACGATGCGAGCGTCGGGTGCCGGTGGTCAGCACGTGAACACGACCGATTCTGCTGTTCGGATCACGCATATTCCGACGGGAATTATCGTCGTGTCAGCTGAGAAATCCCAGCACCGGAACCGCGAGATTGCGATGCAAGTGCTGAAGACGCGGTTGTTTGATCTCGAACGCCAACGTGTGGACGGCGAACGCTCTGCGGACCGGAAGGCCCAAGTGGGGTCGGGGGATCGGTCGGAACGTATCCGCACCTATAACTTCCCACAGGGCCGGATGACGGATCACCGGATCAATCTGACGCTCTATTCTCTGGGGCAGATCATGCAGGGCGATCTGGATGAAGTGATTGAGGCGCTGTCTGCCGATGCCCAAGCGGCGTTGTTGGCCGAGATGGGCGCGTGA
- a CDS encoding DUF1499 domain-containing protein encodes MRTIFLLAIGIFVALIVYVRLAPNDPDSVHVQAQVRGPGDYPSAGGFTAVRQITAAPADVLTVITQAAMDTDRTTVLDGTVEDGMITFATRSKVVGFPDYTTVSIIAAGADGLDNEGPLLMINARLRYGQSDMGVNKRRVLGWLSALGPLTVAVDQDTPST; translated from the coding sequence ATGCGCACCATTTTTTTACTGGCGATTGGCATTTTCGTCGCTCTCATCGTTTATGTACGTCTTGCACCGAATGACCCGGACAGCGTCCATGTTCAGGCACAAGTCAGGGGGCCGGGTGACTATCCGTCGGCAGGTGGCTTCACTGCCGTGCGTCAGATCACGGCGGCACCAGCTGACGTCCTGACGGTGATCACCCAAGCCGCGATGGACACCGACAGGACCACCGTATTGGACGGGACGGTAGAGGACGGTATGATCACCTTCGCGACCCGTTCAAAGGTCGTGGGTTTTCCCGACTATACCACCGTTTCTATTATTGCTGCTGGGGCAGACGGGCTGGATAATGAGGGGCCGTTGTTGATGATCAATGCGCGATTGCGCTACGGACAAAGCGATATGGGCGTGAATAAGCGCCGTGTGCTGGGGTGGCTGTCGGCACTTGGCCCTTTGACGGTCGCAGTTGATCAGGACACGCCAAGCACATGA
- the prmC gene encoding peptide chain release factor N(5)-glutamine methyltransferase produces the protein MSGFFAEGTFWDVNGTQDAAIRDAAKRLGFDGALGEVQRLWAVAAGNLTTFDALVAQRADYVPLSHLLGYRDFYKHRFIVTADVLDPRPDTETLIEAALAVPFRHVLDLGTGSGCILLSLLGDRPDATGVGTDLSDAALTVAGRNAAALGLQSRATFLRSDWFADVAGSFDLIVSNPPYIAADEMAGLQADVRDHEPRMALTDEADGLTCYRIIAHGAHAALNADGHLMVEIGPTQGAAVAEMFAANGFAKIQVTQDLDGRDRVVFGQKSGS, from the coding sequence GTGAGCGGATTCTTTGCCGAAGGGACGTTTTGGGACGTAAACGGCACGCAGGACGCGGCAATACGGGATGCGGCCAAGCGGCTTGGCTTTGACGGGGCCTTGGGCGAGGTACAACGGCTGTGGGCCGTCGCTGCGGGCAATCTGACGACATTTGACGCGTTGGTGGCGCAACGTGCGGACTATGTTCCGCTGTCGCACCTGCTGGGTTACCGCGATTTTTACAAACATCGGTTCATTGTGACGGCGGATGTGCTTGATCCACGGCCCGATACTGAAACTTTGATTGAGGCCGCTTTGGCCGTGCCGTTCCGCCATGTTTTGGATCTTGGGACAGGGTCTGGCTGTATCCTGCTGTCGTTGCTCGGGGACCGTCCCGATGCAACAGGCGTGGGCACCGATCTATCTGACGCGGCGCTTACGGTGGCTGGGAGGAACGCTGCGGCGTTGGGCCTGCAGTCGCGGGCTACGTTTTTGCGGTCCGATTGGTTTGCCGATGTCGCAGGGTCGTTTGATCTGATCGTGTCGAACCCGCCTTATATCGCGGCGGATGAAATGGCGGGCCTGCAGGCGGATGTGCGCGATCATGAACCACGCATGGCTTTGACCGACGAGGCGGATGGGCTGACCTGTTACCGCATCATCGCGCACGGTGCGCACGCGGCGCTGAACGCAGACGGTCACCTGATGGTCGAGATTGGACCAACCCAAGGTGCTGCCGTCGCGGAGATGTTTGCCGCAAATGGATTCGCCAAGATTCAGGTCACGCAAGACCTTGATGGCCGTGATCGTGTGGTTTTCGGGCAAAAATCCGGGAGTTAA
- the speB gene encoding agmatinase, which yields MPNMPISGNDLARFAGPQSFMRLPEVATAEGIDVGFIGIPMDIGTSWRSGTRMGPKQLREQSAMIRPYNIQTGAAPFDALQCADLGDVPINTFNLQASILLITETYDKHLKHDVIPMGLGGDHTLTLPILRSIAKKHGPVALVHVDAHADVNDEMFGERETHGTVFRRAYEEGLITADKVFQIGLRGTGYTADDFTEAAGWGFNQYLAPDLWHKSLATLAAEIKAKIGDQKTYITYDIDSLDPAYAPGTGTPEIGGLTTPQAMELIRGLRGLNIVGCDLVEVSPPYDTSGNTALTGANLMFEMLSILPGVPYR from the coding sequence ATGCCGAATATGCCAATTTCCGGAAACGATCTGGCCCGTTTTGCTGGGCCGCAAAGTTTCATGCGTTTGCCCGAAGTTGCGACGGCTGAAGGGATCGACGTTGGCTTCATCGGGATACCGATGGACATTGGCACGTCTTGGCGGTCCGGTACCCGCATGGGGCCAAAGCAATTGCGTGAACAATCGGCGATGATCCGGCCTTATAATATCCAAACGGGGGCTGCACCGTTTGATGCGTTGCAGTGTGCGGACCTTGGCGATGTGCCGATCAATACGTTCAACTTGCAGGCATCTATTCTTTTAATCACAGAGACTTACGACAAACACCTTAAGCATGATGTGATCCCGATGGGGCTTGGTGGGGATCATACTTTGACGTTGCCGATTTTGCGGTCGATTGCGAAAAAACATGGTCCTGTTGCGCTAGTGCATGTCGACGCACATGCCGATGTGAATGACGAGATGTTCGGTGAAAGGGAAACCCACGGCACCGTTTTCAGGCGTGCCTATGAGGAAGGCTTGATCACTGCCGACAAGGTGTTCCAGATCGGTTTGCGTGGCACGGGTTACACGGCGGATGACTTCACTGAAGCTGCGGGCTGGGGCTTTAATCAGTACCTTGCGCCTGATCTTTGGCACAAGAGCCTTGCGACGTTAGCTGCTGAAATAAAAGCAAAGATTGGTGATCAGAAGACCTATATTACCTACGATATCGACAGTCTTGATCCTGCATATGCACCGGGAACTGGTACCCCTGAGATCGGTGGGCTGACGACGCCGCAAGCGATGGAATTGATCCGTGGGTTGCGTGGACTAAACATCGTTGGGTGTGATTTGGTAGAGGTATCACCGCCCTATGACACCTCGGGGAATACGGCGCTGACGGGCGCAAATCTGATGTTCGAGATGCTGTCGATTTTGCCCGGTGTGCCGTACAGATAG